In Oryza sativa Japonica Group chromosome 3, ASM3414082v1, one DNA window encodes the following:
- the LOC4332919 gene encoding flavonoid 3',5'-hydroxylase 1 has product MAMELAALCTDPVVLSAAFLCLLLHLSLRSYRPPSPGGGRRLPPGPPGLPVLGALPLVGPAPHAGLASLARKYGPVMYLKMGTCGVVVASSPCAARSFLKALDARFANRPAVASAVDITYNYQNMVFANYGARWKLMRKLASVHLLGARALADWAAVRRDEARRLLRGVAEASAAGRPVVIPEVLVCALANIVGQITVSKRVFDVQGDESNSYKDMIVSLLTGAGLFNISDFVPALAWLDLQGVQAKLRRIHDQFDVLITKLLADHAATAADRARAGRTDFVDRLRAAVGVDDEDGETISEVNIKGLIFDMFTAGTDTSSIIVEWAMAEMMKNPAVMARAQEEMDRVVGRGRRLEESDIASLPYLQAVCKEAMRLHPSTPLSLPHFSFDECDVDGYRIPANTRLLINIYAIGRDPSAWEDPLEFRPERFMPGGAAERVDPLGNYFELIPFGAGRRICAGKLAGMVFVQYFLGTLLHSFDWRLPDGEDKVDMSETFGLALPKAVPLRALVTPRLAPAAYA; this is encoded by the exons atggccatggaGCTCGCCGCGCTCTGCACCGACCCCGTCGTGCtctccgccgccttcctctgcctcctcctccacctctccctccgctcctaccgcccgccctcccccggcggcggccgccgcctccccccggGACCCCCGGGCCTCCCCGTCCTCGGCGCGCTGCCACTCGTCGGCCCGGCCCCGCACGCCGGCCTGGCGTCGCTGGCGCGCAAGTACGGGCCCGTCATGTACCTCAAGATGGGCACCTGCGGCGTGGTGGTGGCGTCGTCGCCGTGCGCGGCGAGGTCGTTCCTGAAGGCGCTCGACGCCCGGTTCGCGaaccggccggcggtggcgagcgcCGTGGACATCACGTACAACTACCAGAACATGGTGTTCGCCAACTACGGCGCCAGGTGGAAGCTGATGCGGAAGCTGGCGAGCGTCCACCTGCTCGGCGCCCGCGCGCTCGCCGACTGGGCGGCGGTGCGCCGCGACGAGGCCCGCCGGCTGCTGCGCGGCGTGGCGGAggcgtccgccgccggccgccccgtCGTCATCCCGGAGGTGCTCGTCTGCGCGCTCGCCAACATCGTCGGCCAGATCACCGTCAGCAAGCGGGTGTTCGACGTGCAGGGCGACGAGTCCAACAG CTATAAGGATATGATCGTCTCGCTGTTGACGGGTGCGGGGCTGTTCAACATCAGCGACTTCGTGCCGGCGCTGGCGTGGCTGGACCTGCAGGGAGTCCAGGCCAAGTTGCGGCGGATCCACGACCAGTTCGACGTCCTCATCACCAAGCTGCTCGCCgaccacgccgccaccgccgccgaccgcgcccgcgccggccgcacCGACTTCGTCGACAggctccgcgccgccgtcggcgtcgacgacgaggacggcgagacCATCTCCGAGGTCAACATCAAGGGCCTCATCTTC GACATGTTCACGGCCGGGACGGACACGTCGTCGATCATCGTGGAGTGGGCGATGGCGGAGATGATGAAGAACCCGGCGGTGATGGCGCGGGCGCAGGAGGAGATGGACCGCGTcgtcggccgcggccgccgcctggaGGAGTCCGACATCGCCAGCCTCCCCTACCTCCAGGCCGTCTGCAAGGAGGCCATGCGGCTCCACCCCTCCACGCCGCTCAGCCTCCCGCACTTCTCCTTCGACGAGTGCGACGTCGACGGCTACCGCATCCCGGCGAACACGCGGCTGCTCATCAACATCTACGCCATCGGCCGCGACCCGTCGGCGTGGGAGGACCCGCTGGAGTTCAGGCCGGAGCGGTTCATGCCGGGGGGCGCCGCCGAGCGCGTGGACCCGCTCGGCAACTACTTCGAGCTCATCCCCTTCGGCGCCGGCAGGAGGATCTGCGCCGGGAAGCTCGCCGGCATGGTGTTCGTCCAGTACTTCCTCGGCACGCTGCTGCACTCGTTCGACTGGCGGCTCCCCGACGGCGAGGACAAGGTGGACATGTCGGAGACGTTCGGCCTCGCGCTGCCCAAGGCCGTCCCGCTCCGCGCCCTCGTCACGCCGcgcctcgcgccggccgcctacgcgtga